A single Endozoicomonas sp. NE40 DNA region contains:
- a CDS encoding SET domain-containing protein-lysine N-methyltransferase — protein sequence MDKASFPSGSLPVNRTYISSTQDASASFGGNSVVIQNKSKRFCSDGPNSNEPPKKNRKVTIDLDSCTENRAAPADPSTKDHIKKISTLLEVNVSFFCNLFDNNKKTITGAADFRYLAESIIKKLGSVTGKTPQKISNSQKELLTKEMARLVGIEVILENKKYHVPSPDGSKKKVSEKEMFSLIESALDELVKNKERGLPETPSSQHGRQPDKEPHRNSMDEVVLVKVEAETETDIFFRQHRFSNRAPLWHAELTVKQEVEESRPKKRFRMDFESIGVPKCKKIRMAINTAIDQYKKLNIDDRESYLNERMRLSRNDGLLFPKLKGQNEVVAAKDIQQWEVLGHYAGKRLSESTYEKGARAVGALLQKIDTYSYDSGANQLISGFREGNITTCINSCTTYDESDTCLPEKNVSFINHYHKEDKVNIPFLIALKPIKAGDVIWIDYGEAYWVIMNRSIEVESEENS from the coding sequence ATGGATAAAGCATCTTTTCCGTCCGGCTCCCTGCCTGTGAACAGAACATATATCAGTAGTACCCAAGATGCGTCAGCATCATTTGGTGGTAACAGCGTTGTCATACAAAACAAGAGCAAACGATTTTGCTCTGATGGTCCGAACTCAAATGAGCCACCCAAAAAGAATAGAAAAGTCACTATTGATTTAGATTCCTGTACTGAAAACAGGGCAGCTCCAGCAGATCCATCGACTAAAGATCATATCAAGAAAATATCTACATTATTGGAAGTAAATGTCAGTTTTTTTTGTAATTTATTTGACAATAATAAAAAAACCATCACAGGGGCTGCAGATTTCAGATACCTTGCAGAGTCAATCATAAAAAAATTAGGTTCTGTTACCGGTAAAACTCCACAAAAAATAAGCAATTCCCAAAAAGAACTTTTAACCAAAGAAATGGCCAGGTTGGTTGGAATCGAAGTTATATTGGAAAATAAAAAGTACCATGTACCCTCTCCTGATGGCAGTAAGAAGAAAGTCAGTGAAAAAGAGATGTTTTCGCTTATTGAAAGTGCTTTGGATGAGCTTGTAAAAAATAAAGAAAGAGGATTGCCTGAGACGCCTTCAAGTCAGCATGGTCGTCAACCTGATAAAGAACCTCACCGAAACTCAATGGATGAAGTCGTGTTAGTGAAAGTAGAGGCAGAGACAGAAACAGATATTTTTTTCAGACAGCATCGTTTCAGTAATCGGGCGCCACTTTGGCATGCAGAGCTGACTGTAAAACAGGAAGTTGAGGAATCTCGCCCAAAGAAACGGTTTAGAATGGACTTTGAAAGTATAGGGGTTCCTAAATGTAAAAAAATAAGGATGGCAATAAATACTGCTATTGATCAATATAAAAAACTGAATATTGATGATAGAGAATCCTACCTTAATGAAAGGATGAGATTAAGCAGGAATGACGGTCTACTTTTCCCTAAACTGAAAGGTCAGAATGAAGTTGTTGCAGCAAAAGATATTCAACAGTGGGAGGTTCTGGGACATTATGCAGGCAAGCGGCTTTCTGAAAGCACCTACGAAAAAGGAGCGCGGGCGGTAGGAGCACTATTGCAAAAAATTGATACCTATAGCTATGATTCCGGGGCAAATCAGTTAATATCTGGCTTCAGAGAGGGAAATATCACCACTTGTATAAACAGTTGCACTACCTATGATGAATCTGATACGTGTTTGCCTGAAAAAAATGTATCTTTTATAAACCACTATCATAAGGAAGATAAGGTAAACATCCCCTTTCTTATTGCCCTGAAGCCAATAAAAGCGGGTGATGTAATCTGGATAGATTATGGGGAAGCTTATTGGGTGATAATGAACAGATCCATAGAGGTTGAATCTGAAGAAAACAGTTGA
- the dcuC gene encoding C4-dicarboxylate transporter DcuC → MDILIVIPVVALVVYGIVKNFSAAATLAVAGMVLLSAAHVLGISDILPVDKATGFAPFDLFELMNGVFSMRMASLGLTIMACGGFATYMSHIGASESLVNLAVKPIRRFKSPYIVLAIVYLVTVVLQMFVTSATGLGLLLMVTLYPVLRSIGLSRASAAALCASPAAFEIGVTQVNANFAASQAGMDITEYFLSYQAWVTIPMAITAAGLHFFWQRRCDLKEGHVAAEHVGAKDDDSNEEEKPKAPGIYALLPMIPFVLLLVFSKMLVTSISMNLVAAMLISVFVGMIFELIRTRNIKESLAGFDKFLNGMGAVFGPVVGLIIGAEVFAMGLKQIGAIDSLLASAQGLGIGAGFMAVFMSVLIAISAIMMGSGNASFLSFATLAPEVANSFGVPAVNMLLPMNFAACVGRTMSPISAVVIACAGIAKVSPFDLVKRTSIPMIGAFIVGMALHLILFM, encoded by the coding sequence ATGGATATACTTATTGTCATACCGGTCGTGGCGCTTGTCGTTTATGGCATTGTTAAAAACTTCAGTGCGGCAGCAACGCTGGCAGTGGCCGGTATGGTGCTTCTGAGTGCTGCTCATGTTCTCGGCATTTCCGATATCCTGCCTGTCGACAAGGCGACCGGCTTTGCCCCCTTTGACCTGTTCGAACTGATGAACGGCGTATTCAGCATGCGCATGGCCAGTCTGGGTCTGACCATCATGGCCTGTGGTGGTTTCGCTACCTATATGTCGCACATTGGTGCATCGGAGTCTCTGGTCAACCTGGCTGTTAAGCCAATCAGACGCTTCAAGTCGCCTTATATCGTACTGGCCATCGTTTACCTGGTAACTGTCGTACTGCAGATGTTTGTGACCTCTGCAACCGGCCTCGGTCTGTTGCTGATGGTTACCCTGTACCCGGTTCTGCGCAGCATTGGCCTTAGCCGTGCTTCCGCTGCTGCACTGTGTGCTTCTCCGGCAGCGTTCGAGATCGGTGTGACCCAGGTTAATGCCAACTTTGCTGCCAGCCAGGCCGGCATGGACATCACTGAGTACTTCCTGAGCTATCAGGCGTGGGTAACCATCCCAATGGCGATCACAGCTGCTGGCCTGCACTTCTTCTGGCAGCGTCGCTGCGATCTTAAAGAAGGTCATGTTGCCGCTGAACATGTTGGCGCTAAAGATGACGACAGCAACGAGGAAGAAAAGCCCAAGGCTCCGGGCATTTATGCCCTGTTGCCAATGATTCCGTTCGTTCTGCTGCTGGTATTCTCCAAAATGCTGGTCACCTCTATCAGTATGAATCTGGTAGCGGCTATGCTGATCTCTGTCTTTGTGGGCATGATTTTCGAACTGATCCGTACCCGCAATATAAAAGAATCTCTGGCTGGCTTTGACAAGTTCCTGAACGGCATGGGCGCTGTATTCGGCCCGGTGGTCGGTCTGATCATTGGTGCAGAAGTGTTCGCCATGGGTCTGAAACAGATTGGGGCTATCGACTCTCTGCTGGCTTCCGCTCAGGGGCTGGGCATTGGTGCTGGATTCATGGCCGTCTTCATGTCTGTACTGATTGCTATCTCAGCGATCATGATGGGTTCCGGCAACGCCTCTTTCCTGTCCTTCGCTACTCTGGCTCCAGAAGTCGCCAACAGCTTCGGTGTTCCGGCGGTCAACATGCTGCTCCCGATGAACTTCGCTGCCTGTGTAGGCCGAACCATGTCGCCTATCTCAGCGGTGGTTATTGCCTGTGCCGGTATCGCCAAGGTATCACCTTTTGATCTGGTTAAGCGTACTTCCATCCCGATGATTGGTGCTTTCATCGTGGGTATGGCACTGCACCTGATCCTGTTTATGTAA